One region of Mesomycoplasma ovipneumoniae genomic DNA includes:
- a CDS encoding adenylate kinase family protein, whose protein sequence is MSLSNSKILLIGAPGSGKGSISKILVDKFKLVHISTGNLFREKIKKDRDFAEKIQNYVKNGLYVPDEITNDLLSNFISQLSPQTGYILDGYPRTLNQLNFMNENKIDVDKVFYLEIKPETIVSRLSQRLFCSKCQKSYNLLLAKPKVENTCDIDSEPLFTRPDDRPEIVKLRIEKFNESVTPIVDYYIKHGKIHYLNVERSLDEIVSEIEKCL, encoded by the coding sequence ATGTCATTATCTAATTCAAAAATTCTTCTAATTGGCGCCCCTGGTTCTGGAAAAGGTAGTATTTCAAAAATTCTAGTTGACAAGTTTAAATTAGTTCATATTTCTACTGGTAATCTTTTCCGTGAAAAAATCAAAAAAGATCGTGATTTTGCCGAGAAAATTCAAAACTATGTTAAAAATGGTCTATATGTTCCTGATGAAATTACTAACGATTTATTGTCAAATTTTATCAGTCAACTCTCACCGCAGACAGGTTATATTCTTGATGGCTACCCACGAACATTAAATCAACTCAATTTTATGAACGAAAATAAAATTGATGTTGACAAAGTTTTTTACCTTGAAATCAAACCAGAGACAATAGTTAGCCGTCTTTCTCAACGTTTGTTTTGCAGTAAATGTCAAAAATCATATAATTTATTACTAGCAAAACCAAAAGTAGAAAATACATGCGACATTGATAGTGAACCTTTATTTACTCGTCCAGACGATCGTCCTGAAATTGTTAAGCTTCGAATTGAAAAATTTAATGAATCTGTAACGCCAATTGTCGATTATTATATAAAACATGGTAAAATTCATTATTTAAATGTTGAAAGAAGTTTGGACGAAATTGTTAGTGAAATTGAAAAATGTCTCTAA
- a CDS encoding DNA-directed RNA polymerase subunit alpha — MKKHANVYYSENLTDQISEFETSFELKPLERGLGNTIGNALRRVVLSSITSCAVFGVKIAGVTHEFSILDDVIEDVVTILNNLKRVRFFYDPALFGQNQIHRASFNGQKAGQIYARDIVSDSGLKIVNPDLYIADVSRVNSLKFELFITSGKGFSDFETNKKYVNEVLLSLESNLDGTVLAVDSDFSPVLSANYQSVEINSASPIVEEKLSFSIKTDGSIKAKDAVSEGSKILLAHLNILANVENLNKFSEEFFEPSVVKEEPSRRFSDAIESLDLSVRSINALRRAHYYKISDIENLTQDDFENIKNLGRKSVQEIIEKLEIYKNEQKGEN; from the coding sequence ATGAAAAAACATGCAAATGTTTACTATTCTGAAAACTTAACTGACCAAATTAGTGAATTTGAAACAAGTTTTGAACTAAAACCGCTCGAGCGCGGACTTGGAAATACAATCGGAAATGCTCTTCGTCGTGTAGTTCTGTCTTCAATTACTTCTTGTGCAGTTTTTGGGGTAAAAATTGCCGGCGTAACTCATGAATTTAGTATTCTTGATGATGTAATTGAAGATGTTGTTACAATTCTAAACAACCTAAAAAGAGTCCGTTTTTTCTATGATCCTGCTCTTTTTGGACAAAATCAAATTCACCGGGCAAGTTTTAATGGCCAAAAAGCTGGACAAATTTATGCTCGCGACATTGTTTCTGATAGTGGACTAAAAATTGTCAATCCCGATTTGTATATTGCCGATGTCTCAAGAGTTAATTCACTTAAATTTGAACTTTTTATAACTTCAGGTAAAGGTTTTAGCGATTTTGAAACTAACAAAAAATATGTCAACGAAGTTTTACTAAGTCTTGAATCCAACCTTGATGGCACAGTTTTGGCTGTTGATAGTGATTTTTCACCGGTTTTAAGTGCTAATTATCAATCTGTTGAAATTAATTCAGCCAGCCCGATTGTTGAAGAAAAACTAAGCTTTTCAATTAAAACTGACGGCTCAATTAAGGCTAAAGATGCTGTCTCTGAAGGTTCAAAAATTTTACTAGCCCACCTTAATATTTTGGCAAATGTCGAAAATCTTAACAAATTTTCCGAGGAATTTTTTGAACCCTCAGTCGTCAAAGAAGAGCCATCCCGTCGCTTTTCGGATGCAATTGAGTCTTTAGACCTTTCCGTGCGCTCAATAAATGCACTTAGACGCGCTCATTATTATAAAATTTCTGACATTGAAAACCTAACACAAGATGACTTTGAAAATATTAAAAATCTTGGCCGTAAATCAGTTCAGGAAATAATTGAAAAACTTGAAATATATAAAAACGAACAAAAAGGAGAAAACTAA
- a CDS encoding S1C family serine protease: protein MKKFTKKYGFIGLFLALNLGILLANVTLLTNNWIKLNPKINHEALLKSIVEIKIQKNEEVSFATGFVINNKIITNKHILENSDEIDIFYRFANEKDYKKTKIIKISPNYDILSLELNTKVKNLEIEENFGYGDEIFTIGNPHNLGLTISKGIVSGTNKVVNQNFVRTSITIEPGNSGGPVLNTKNKVIGIMTFRLINEKPVQGISFFVPSNQIKEFLNSN, encoded by the coding sequence ATGAAAAAATTCACTAAAAAATACGGGTTTATTGGTTTATTTTTGGCTCTAAATCTTGGAATTTTGTTAGCAAACGTTACTTTACTAACAAATAATTGAATAAAACTAAATCCAAAAATTAACCATGAAGCCCTTTTAAAGTCAATTGTTGAAATTAAGATTCAAAAAAATGAGGAAGTTTCTTTTGCGACCGGTTTTGTTATAAATAATAAAATTATCACTAATAAACACATTCTTGAAAATAGCGATGAAATTGATATTTTTTACCGCTTTGCAAATGAAAAAGACTACAAAAAAACTAAAATTATAAAAATTTCACCAAACTATGACATATTAAGTTTGGAACTAAACACAAAAGTTAAAAACCTTGAAATAGAAGAAAATTTTGGTTATGGCGATGAAATTTTTACAATCGGAAATCCACATAATCTTGGCTTAACAATCAGCAAAGGAATAGTTTCAGGAACTAATAAAGTAGTTAATCAAAATTTTGTTCGAACTAGTATCACAATTGAGCCAGGAAATAGTGGCGGTCCTGTTTTAAATACTAAAAACAAAGTAATTGGTATTATGACTTTTCGGCTTATAAATGAAAAACCAGTTCAAGGTATTTCTTTTTTTGTCCCTTCAAATCAAATAAAAGAGTTTTTAAATTCAAATTAA
- the rpsM gene encoding 30S ribosomal protein S13: MARILNVEIPNHKRIVIALTSIYGIGKSLAAEIIDKTAAIQQEKFGKKYPVLTQDTKVKEIQEDVLQIIRDIAKTYKTEGDLHREVQSNIKRLIEIKCYRGIRHRKGLPVRGQVTQKNARTRKGPRKAIMAKKDKGKK; encoded by the coding sequence ATGGCACGTATTCTTAATGTTGAAATCCCCAATCATAAAAGAATTGTAATTGCTCTTACAAGTATTTATGGAATTGGAAAATCGCTTGCTGCAGAAATAATTGACAAAACTGCTGCAATTCAGCAAGAAAAATTTGGGAAAAAATATCCTGTTTTAACCCAAGATACAAAAGTTAAAGAAATTCAGGAAGATGTTTTGCAAATCATTCGTGATATTGCAAAAACTTATAAAACCGAAGGTGACCTGCACCGTGAAGTTCAATCAAATATTAAAAGACTAATTGAAATTAAATGTTATCGTGGAATCCGTCATCGTAAAGGTCTTCCAGTTCGTGGTCAAGTAACTCAGAAAAACGCGCGTACTCGAAAAGGTCCAAGAAAAGCAATTATGGCAAAAAAAGACAAAGGTAAAAAATAG
- the cas1 gene encoding type II CRISPR-associated endonuclease Cas1 — protein MKKIIEISESEYVYLFLNNIVIKKDSEKFVFPIDTVDVLIFENDRATISIPVINELVEKKVNIIICKNHLPQSLIIPYSGYYNNKIFQEQIKWDIPYKTKTWQEIIKLKIQRSISVLKSIQKINSEDEAKMWDYFHDVQPYDTNNREGHAAKLYFKLLFGKGFIRDQDGDDNINILLNYGYIVLLSYVARIICGKGLDNRLGIYHKSFNNNFPLACDLMEPYRYWVDQIVYSHINAEFLNFQDFKEALFKSFSQHIEYKGKHIKFSKYMEFEIMDILNLKENYREITTESDQS, from the coding sequence ATGAAAAAAATCATTGAAATTAGCGAATCAGAATACGTTTATCTTTTTCTAAACAACATTGTGATCAAAAAAGACAGTGAAAAATTTGTTTTTCCCATTGATACAGTTGATGTCTTAATTTTTGAAAACGACAGAGCAACTATATCAATTCCAGTCATCAATGAACTTGTTGAAAAAAAGGTAAACATTATTATTTGCAAAAATCATTTACCGCAATCGTTAATAATTCCTTACAGCGGCTACTATAATAATAAGATCTTTCAAGAGCAAATAAAATGAGATATTCCGTACAAAACTAAAACTTGACAAGAAATTATCAAACTAAAAATTCAAAGATCCATAAGTGTTTTAAAGTCAATTCAGAAAATTAATTCAGAAGATGAAGCCAAAATGTGAGACTATTTTCACGATGTTCAACCTTATGATACTAACAATCGCGAAGGCCATGCGGCAAAGTTATATTTTAAACTTTTATTTGGTAAAGGTTTTATTCGCGACCAAGATGGTGATGACAATATTAACATCTTATTAAATTACGGTTATATTGTCTTACTTAGTTATGTTGCCCGGATTATTTGCGGCAAAGGTCTTGACAATCGACTTGGAATTTACCATAAGAGTTTTAATAACAATTTTCCGCTTGCTTGTGATTTAATGGAACCTTATCGCTATTGAGTTGACCAGATTGTTTATAGTCATATCAATGCTGAATTTCTTAATTTTCAGGATTTTAAAGAAGCACTTTTTAAATCCTTTAGCCAGCATATTGAATATAAAGGCAAACATATTAAATTTAGCAAATATATGGAATTTGAAATTATGGACATTCTTAATTTAAAAGAAAATTATAGGGAAATTACTACAGAAAGTGATCAAAGTTAA
- the rplQ gene encoding 50S ribosomal protein L17 — protein sequence MANPHQIYSRDAAWDRQVFRSLATSLILHGHLKTTLARAKRLRSVVEKLITKAKKNDLAARRQVLSYLYNQKTKDGMKVMPYLFTKIAPRYQERQGGYTRIVKIPSRNGDNSKMAIIELV from the coding sequence ATGGCTAATCCGCACCAAATTTATTCCCGTGATGCTGCCTGAGATCGCCAAGTTTTCCGCTCACTTGCAACTTCTTTAATTTTACATGGTCATCTAAAAACCACACTTGCACGTGCAAAGCGTCTTCGTTCTGTTGTTGAAAAATTAATTACCAAAGCCAAAAAAAACGATCTAGCAGCTCGCCGTCAAGTTCTTAGTTATTTATATAACCAAAAAACCAAAGACGGAATGAAAGTTATGCCTTATTTATTTACCAAAATAGCACCTCGTTACCAAGAAAGACAAGGTGGCTATACTCGAATAGTTAAAATTCCTAGCCGAAATGGCGATAATTCAAAAATGGCAATTATTGAATTAGTTTAG
- the rpmJ gene encoding 50S ribosomal protein L36: MKVRASIKKICKDCKIIKRRSVNRVICVLKKHKQRQG, encoded by the coding sequence ATGAAAGTTCGAGCAAGTATTAAAAAAATTTGCAAAGATTGCAAAATAATTAAGCGTCGTTCGGTGAACCGTGTAATTTGTGTTTTAAAAAAACACAAACAAAGACAAGGATAG
- the cas2 gene encoding CRISPR-associated endonuclease Cas2: protein MYDIYYINEDDNKLYNKFIKELYKLGYVRLQYSIYSKIIPTHLQYNSEKKKLLRIIPKNSNIRIAMLTEKQYQNIEILNGTKSKNEIYNLEEDYIKL, encoded by the coding sequence ATGTATGACATTTATTATATTAATGAAGATGATAATAAACTTTATAACAAATTCATTAAGGAACTTTATAAACTTGGCTATGTCAGGTTGCAATACTCAATTTATTCTAAAATAATTCCAACTCACCTTCAATATAATAGTGAGAAAAAGAAACTTTTAAGAATTATTCCCAAAAATTCAAATATTAGAATTGCGATGTTAACTGAAAAACAATATCAAAACATCGAAATTCTTAATGGCACAAAGTCCAAAAATGAAATCTATAATCTAGAGGAGGATTATATCAAACTATAA
- the rplO gene encoding 50S ribosomal protein L15 — translation MAIRLENLTYTPGARTKKHRKGRGHAAGKGKQAGRGQSGQKKRSTVRLGFEGGQNPWFRRVPKIGFRNFNSKQYEIFNLSDLESRYQDGDKVSLESLYLKGVLKKRNLPAKLLAKGELTKKLFVTTNAYSAAALAKIEELGGSITEVN, via the coding sequence ATGGCAATAAGACTTGAAAATTTAACTTATACCCCTGGTGCAAGAACAAAAAAACACCGTAAAGGGCGTGGGCATGCTGCTGGAAAAGGTAAACAAGCCGGTAGAGGTCAATCTGGACAAAAAAAACGTTCAACTGTTCGTCTTGGCTTTGAAGGTGGTCAAAACCCTTGATTTCGTCGTGTGCCAAAAATTGGTTTCCGCAATTTTAACTCAAAACAATATGAAATCTTTAATTTATCAGATCTTGAAAGCCGTTATCAAGATGGGGATAAAGTTAGTCTTGAGTCACTTTATCTTAAAGGTGTGCTTAAAAAACGTAATTTGCCAGCAAAATTACTTGCAAAAGGTGAATTAACAAAAAAACTTTTTGTAACAACAAATGCTTATTCTGCAGCGGCACTAGCTAAAATTGAAGAGCTCGGCGGTTCAATTACTGAGGTAAACTAG
- the infA gene encoding translation initiation factor IF-1 produces MQNSSKEQKLLFQGKISHVFNSQEYEVTLENGVKLNCHVAGKMKLHHIKIILGDSVKVEMSPYDLSKGRIVYRFK; encoded by the coding sequence ATGCAAAATTCTTCAAAAGAACAAAAATTATTATTTCAAGGTAAAATATCACACGTTTTTAACTCCCAAGAATATGAAGTAACTCTTGAAAACGGAGTAAAATTAAATTGTCATGTTGCTGGGAAAATGAAACTTCACCACATTAAAATTATTTTAGGCGACAGCGTTAAGGTTGAAATGTCACCTTATGATCTTTCAAAAGGAAGAATTGTTTACCGCTTTAAATAA
- the map gene encoding type I methionyl aminopeptidase, translated as MSLIKTEFEIEQLKIAAKLLAEVKKKIYDFVRPGISLKEIDAIAFDEIIARGAKPAFLNYHGFPATICISVNEILIHGIPNDYILQEGDLVSVDLGLSYNGFFADSAFSKSLGPNAENEKLIKCAEEAFFAGFKAIKPGATTGDIGFAINQVIRSYGFFTPVEFCGHGIGKKLHENPNIFNFGVPGTGKKIKNNMVICIEPMIVQSSPRIKILKDGWSVQSNDGKKTSHYEQTILIQDGKGIILTEMDQK; from the coding sequence ATGTCTCTAATTAAAACAGAATTTGAAATTGAACAACTAAAAATTGCCGCTAAACTCCTGGCAGAAGTCAAGAAAAAAATTTATGACTTTGTAAGACCAGGGATCTCTTTAAAAGAAATTGATGCCATCGCTTTTGATGAGATTATTGCCAGAGGCGCCAAACCAGCATTTTTAAATTATCACGGTTTTCCGGCAACTATTTGTATAAGTGTTAATGAAATCCTTATTCATGGTATTCCAAATGACTACATTCTTCAAGAAGGTGATTTGGTTTCAGTTGATTTAGGACTATCTTATAATGGTTTTTTTGCCGACAGTGCTTTTAGTAAATCACTTGGCCCAAATGCTGAAAATGAAAAACTAATAAAATGCGCCGAGGAAGCTTTTTTTGCCGGCTTCAAGGCAATCAAACCTGGCGCAACAACAGGTGACATTGGTTTTGCTATCAATCAAGTCATAAGGTCTTATGGATTTTTTACTCCTGTTGAATTTTGTGGCCATGGTATTGGCAAAAAATTGCACGAAAATCCTAATATTTTCAATTTTGGTGTCCCGGGCACTGGAAAAAAAATAAAAAATAATATGGTAATTTGTATTGAACCAATGATCGTCCAAAGTTCTCCGCGAATAAAAATTTTAAAAGACGGATGATCGGTACAATCAAATGATGGTAAAAAAACTTCCCACTATGAACAGACAATTTTAATTCAAGACGGGAAGGGAATAATACTAACAGAAATGGATCAAAAATAG
- the secY gene encoding preprotein translocase subunit SecY produces the protein MSKLFAKLWEKTNSGYISLKNYILLVYKEKVLARKIIFTFFLLVIFIVCGTITIPGLRLLQFQIDTNSFLGIINTVGGGGLLNFSVVALGISPFITSSLFMLIAQTKIFPPIHRLSQSGPAGRRKINIITRFLTLLVALIQAIVLIRTVILNESFGFVRLEITSAAYIWFILPLILVAGSLFSLFLAEQITDKGVGNGTSLLIFSGIVVGLPQRFRHAFEYLVDLSSPSSLITQVLSFILYIVAFLAILFISVYVYLAERKIPIQQTGSGMSKNIKEISVLPLKLNPAGIMPIIFALIVVSIPSLLTGFFDRNTSAARNWIDNNLQIHHPIGLSIFIVCNIIFSIIMSLQQSRIDKISQDFAKNSTFIPGIRPGEQTEDYLIGVILRISVFSAIYLTFLGIFQPVAIMLGLPSAITFSGTSIIILGTTALETISQIKARYGAQKVLKQTKKIRKNLTYKQDSSSAKSSRDLLW, from the coding sequence GTGAGCAAACTTTTTGCTAAACTTTGAGAAAAAACAAACTCTGGATATATAAGTCTTAAAAATTATATCCTTCTTGTTTATAAAGAAAAAGTTCTTGCCCGCAAAATAATTTTTACATTTTTTTTATTGGTAATTTTTATTGTTTGTGGTACAATTACTATTCCTGGGCTCAGGTTGTTGCAATTCCAAATTGATACCAACTCATTTTTAGGTATCATTAATACCGTCGGTGGTGGCGGTTTACTTAATTTTTCAGTTGTTGCCTTAGGCATCAGCCCTTTTATTACGTCGTCTTTGTTCATGCTTATTGCTCAGACAAAGATTTTCCCTCCAATTCATCGACTTTCCCAGTCTGGTCCTGCCGGAAGAAGAAAAATCAATATAATTACAAGATTTTTGACTCTTCTTGTTGCGCTTATTCAGGCAATTGTTTTAATTCGAACCGTTATTCTTAATGAAAGTTTTGGCTTTGTTCGTTTAGAAATTACTAGCGCTGCATATATTTGGTTTATTTTACCCTTAATTTTAGTTGCTGGTTCGCTTTTTTCCTTGTTTTTAGCCGAACAGATAACCGATAAAGGTGTAGGAAACGGGACTTCGTTATTAATTTTTTCGGGAATAGTTGTTGGTCTTCCACAACGTTTTCGTCATGCTTTTGAGTATTTAGTCGATCTTTCTTCGCCTTCATCACTAATAACACAAGTTCTTAGTTTTATCCTTTATATTGTTGCATTTTTGGCTATTTTATTTATATCAGTTTATGTTTATTTGGCTGAGAGAAAAATCCCAATTCAACAAACTGGTTCAGGGATGTCCAAAAACATTAAAGAAATATCGGTTTTGCCTTTAAAACTAAATCCAGCCGGAATTATGCCAATAATTTTTGCTTTAATTGTTGTTTCAATCCCTTCACTTTTGACTGGATTTTTTGACCGAAACACTTCAGCTGCCCGTAATTGAATCGATAATAATTTGCAAATTCATCATCCAATTGGTCTTAGTATATTTATTGTATGTAATATTATTTTTAGCATTATTATGTCGCTTCAGCAATCGCGGATTGATAAAATTTCCCAGGATTTTGCCAAAAATTCAACTTTTATCCCCGGTATTCGTCCTGGTGAGCAAACTGAAGATTATTTAATTGGCGTTATTCTTAGAATTTCAGTATTTAGTGCTATTTATTTGACTTTTCTTGGAATTTTCCAGCCAGTTGCGATAATGTTAGGTCTACCTTCGGCAATAACTTTTTCAGGAACTTCAATAATAATTTTAGGAACAACTGCTCTTGAAACTATATCGCAAATTAAAGCACGTTATGGAGCACAAAAAGTATTAAAACAAACCAAAAAAATCCGCAAAAATCTTACATATAAACAAGATTCTTCCTCAGCGAAGTCAAGTCGTGATTTATTATGGTAA
- a CDS encoding type Z 30S ribosomal protein S14 — translation MAKMSWKVKANRAPKFKVRAYTRCQLCGRSHSVLRKFRICRICFRTLAHQGRIPGIKKASW, via the coding sequence ATGGCAAAAATGTCGTGAAAAGTCAAAGCAAATCGGGCTCCTAAATTCAAAGTTCGCGCCTATACTCGTTGTCAGTTGTGTGGCCGTTCTCATTCAGTTTTAAGAAAATTCCGTATTTGCCGTATTTGTTTTCGTACTTTGGCTCACCAAGGACGAATTCCTGGAATTAAGAAAGCGAGTTGGTAA
- the rplR gene encoding 50S ribosomal protein L18, translated as MQKSRNFHRKAKHVRILAKLSPSHQDQKKYRIGVYKSLRHFYAYIFDPWKNQVILSVSTLDKTDKYSGNIQAASNLAPELYAKLKELKLEENPFVFDRSGYLYHGRIKAFAESLRAQGVKF; from the coding sequence ATGCAAAAATCACGTAATTTTCACCGAAAAGCAAAACATGTCCGTATTTTAGCAAAACTTAGTCCTTCGCACCAAGACCAAAAAAAATACCGGATTGGCGTATATAAATCTTTACGTCATTTTTATGCTTATATTTTTGATCCTTGAAAAAATCAAGTTATCCTTTCGGTTTCAACACTTGACAAGACTGATAAATATAGCGGAAATATCCAAGCTGCAAGTAATTTAGCCCCTGAATTATACGCTAAATTAAAAGAGCTTAAATTGGAAGAAAATCCTTTTGTTTTTGACCGAAGCGGTTATTTATATCATGGTCGCATTAAAGCTTTTGCCGAATCATTAAGAGCCCAAGGAGTAAAATTCTAA
- the rplF gene encoding 50S ribosomal protein L6, translating to MSRVGNRVLIIPEKVSVEINGSNVKIQGPLGILERQFSDLITIIEENSTLKTIRKSEDKQVKQLHGTTNSHLSGMLTGVSKGFQKELKIKGVGYKATLKEKVIELLVGYSHPVELKVPNELDVLVPNATTIVIKGIDKQKVGQFSAQIRQVRRPNPYSGKGISYSNEILKLKEGKKASK from the coding sequence ATGTCACGTGTCGGTAATCGTGTTTTAATTATTCCTGAAAAAGTTAGTGTTGAAATTAATGGCTCAAATGTTAAAATTCAAGGTCCGTTGGGTATTTTAGAGCGCCAATTTTCTGATTTAATTACAATTATTGAAGAAAACAGTACACTAAAAACAATCAGAAAATCTGAAGATAAACAAGTAAAACAACTTCATGGAACAACAAATTCTCACCTTAGTGGAATGTTGACTGGTGTCTCAAAAGGTTTTCAAAAAGAACTCAAAATTAAAGGGGTTGGGTATAAGGCAACACTAAAAGAAAAAGTTATCGAACTTTTAGTTGGTTATTCTCATCCAGTTGAACTCAAAGTGCCAAATGAACTTGATGTTTTAGTACCAAATGCAACAACTATTGTAATTAAAGGTATTGACAAACAAAAAGTTGGCCAATTTAGCGCCCAAATTCGTCAAGTTCGCCGGCCAAATCCTTATTCAGGCAAAGGAATTTCTTATAGTAACGAAATTCTTAAACTCAAAGAAGGGAAAAAAGCTTCTAAATAA
- the rpsE gene encoding 30S ribosomal protein S5, producing the protein MDTNLHNKPNQQKTNQNSQNQKQFSPKEAGRQRPRGQRQKPKEKNFRPEFEERIISVARVTKVVKGGRRFSFSAFAVVGNKKGKVGLGHGKANEVQDSIRKAVKDAQNRLVSVPIYRRSTVPHEINAKYSASKILIKPAPRGKGIVASNTVRAVVELAGYTDIYTKTYGSRTKINVVRATLKALLGLKTINQIAELRDLNPSQVLAQKK; encoded by the coding sequence ATGGATACAAATCTTCACAATAAACCAAATCAGCAAAAAACAAATCAAAACAGTCAAAATCAAAAACAATTCAGTCCAAAAGAAGCAGGCCGTCAACGTCCACGTGGTCAGCGTCAAAAACCAAAAGAAAAAAATTTTCGCCCTGAGTTTGAAGAGAGAATAATTTCAGTTGCCCGTGTAACCAAAGTTGTAAAAGGTGGTCGCCGTTTTTCTTTTAGCGCTTTTGCCGTTGTTGGTAATAAAAAAGGAAAAGTTGGCCTAGGTCACGGAAAAGCTAACGAAGTGCAAGACTCAATTCGGAAAGCCGTAAAAGATGCACAAAACCGGCTTGTGTCTGTGCCAATTTACCGAAGATCAACCGTTCCACATGAGATAAATGCTAAATATTCAGCCTCAAAAATTCTCATCAAACCAGCCCCAAGAGGTAAAGGAATTGTTGCTTCAAATACCGTGCGTGCTGTTGTTGAACTTGCTGGGTATACTGATATTTATACAAAAACTTACGGATCAAGAACAAAAATTAACGTTGTGCGTGCAACTCTGAAAGCGCTTTTAGGACTTAAAACTATTAATCAAATAGCTGAACTTCGTGATCTTAATCCTTCACAAGTTTTAGCCCAAAAAAAATAA
- the rpsH gene encoding 30S ribosomal protein S8: MAFITDPIADMLTRIRNATIRKHKQVSFQHSKIKAKMLEIIKEAGYIKDFQIEGELKKTITVELKYKGNTSSISGLKRISKPSLRVYAPAQKIPFVQSGYGIAILSTSKGLLTDSQARKENVGGEIIAYIW; encoded by the coding sequence ATGGCTTTTATAACAGATCCAATTGCTGATATGCTAACCCGAATTCGGAATGCAACAATCAGAAAACACAAACAAGTATCATTTCAACATTCAAAAATTAAAGCAAAAATGTTAGAAATTATTAAAGAAGCTGGATATATTAAAGATTTCCAAATTGAAGGCGAGCTTAAAAAAACAATAACTGTTGAGCTCAAATACAAAGGAAATACTTCATCAATTTCTGGACTTAAAAGAATTTCTAAACCTTCGCTTCGCGTTTATGCCCCTGCCCAAAAAATTCCTTTTGTCCAATCTGGCTACGGAATTGCAATTTTATCAACTTCAAAAGGGCTCTTAACTGATTCACAAGCAAGAAAGGAAAATGTCGGCGGTGAAATTATCGCCTACATTTGGTAA
- the rpsK gene encoding 30S ribosomal protein S11, whose protein sequence is MATNTRKVKKIRPKNVTAGIAHIHSSHQNTIISFTDKQGNVISWASSGSIGFKGTKKKTAYAATLATAAAAQKAREHGMREVVVHLKGTGQGKEAARKQIITSGINILLTQDVTPIPHNGTRPPRKWFKRQEKR, encoded by the coding sequence ATGGCAACTAATACTCGTAAAGTTAAAAAAATCAGACCAAAAAATGTAACAGCCGGAATTGCCCACATTCACTCTTCACACCAAAACACGATAATTTCTTTTACTGACAAACAAGGAAATGTAATTTCTTGAGCTAGTTCAGGATCAATTGGCTTTAAAGGAACAAAGAAAAAAACCGCATATGCTGCTACCCTAGCAACCGCTGCTGCTGCCCAAAAAGCTCGTGAACACGGAATGCGTGAAGTTGTTGTTCACCTTAAAGGAACCGGGCAAGGAAAAGAAGCTGCGCGTAAGCAAATTATAACTTCAGGAATTAATATTTTACTTACCCAAGACGTTACGCCAATTCCCCACAACGGAACTCGTCCTCCGCGTAAATGATTTAAACGTCAGGAAAAAAGGTAG